A genomic stretch from Luteolibacter flavescens includes:
- a CDS encoding AIM24 family protein produces the protein MSVPPALPAKNPAESLQEFVSRTAQQDLGHGVFELESPRFLEVNLNGRMNTKTGSMVAYHGEIKFTREGMLDQGVGSLLKRAISGEGMRLTYADGQGKLYLADQGKKIIILKLQNESLIVNGNDVLAFEGSLQHKITMMKKIVGMMAGGLFNVRFDGSGLLAITSHYQPLTLRVQPGRPVMTDPNATIAWSGNLTPELKADISLKTFLGRGSGESMQMRFEGDGFVIVQPYEEVYMQASGG, from the coding sequence ATGTCCGTTCCACCTGCCTTACCTGCCAAGAATCCTGCTGAAAGCCTGCAGGAGTTCGTTTCCCGCACCGCCCAGCAAGACCTCGGCCACGGGGTCTTCGAGCTGGAGTCGCCCCGCTTCCTTGAGGTGAACCTGAATGGCCGGATGAATACCAAGACCGGCTCGATGGTCGCCTATCATGGCGAGATCAAGTTCACCCGCGAGGGCATGCTCGACCAGGGTGTCGGCAGCCTGCTCAAGCGCGCCATCTCCGGCGAGGGCATGCGCCTGACCTACGCCGATGGCCAGGGGAAGCTCTACCTCGCCGACCAGGGAAAGAAGATCATCATCCTGAAGCTCCAGAACGAGAGCCTCATCGTGAATGGCAATGACGTCCTCGCCTTTGAGGGCAGCCTCCAGCACAAGATCACCATGATGAAGAAGATCGTCGGCATGATGGCCGGCGGCCTTTTCAACGTGCGCTTCGACGGCAGCGGACTGCTCGCCATCACCAGCCACTACCAGCCCCTCACGCTGCGCGTCCAGCCGGGTCGTCCGGTGATGACCGACCCGAATGCCACCATCGCGTGGAGCGGCAATCTGACGCCCGAGCTGAAGGCCGACATTTCGCTGAAGACCTTCCTCGGCCGCGGCTCCGGAGAGTCGATGCAGATGCGCTTCGAGGGTGATGGCTTTGTCATCGTGCAGCCCTACGAGGAAGTTTACATGCAGGCCTCGGGCGGTTGA
- a CDS encoding RNA-binding protein → MESELLHTEKILADRKTFFLDLKQNSRGMVVKITEDVGGNRDTIMVPAEILGDFIAALNDIKETADNH, encoded by the coding sequence GTGGAAAGCGAGCTGTTGCACACGGAAAAGATCCTGGCTGACCGGAAGACATTCTTCCTGGATCTCAAACAAAACTCCCGCGGGATGGTGGTGAAAATCACCGAGGACGTGGGCGGCAACCGCGACACCATCATGGTGCCGGCCGAGATTCTGGGCGATTTCATTGCCGCCCTGAACGACATCAAGGAGACGGCTGACAATCATTGA
- a CDS encoding UDP-glucuronic acid decarboxylase family protein, with protein MTPIEDLKGKTAVVTGGAGFVPSHLIDRLLADGLKVVALDNFVTGHARNIAHLENNPDFTFIQQDVSEPFDVEGPVDFVFHMASPASPIDYVQIPIETLKAGSYASHNSLDLALRKNATYLVASTSEIYGDPEIHPQPESYWGNVNSIGVRSCYDEAKRYAEAATMAYHRAHGLNTKIVRIFNTYGPRMRLDDGRVVPAFIGQALRGEPLTIFGDGTQTRSFCYVSDLVDGIWRLARSTTNEPVNCGNPHEMSMRQFAEAIAGVFEIELTVDPKPLPPDDPKVRKPDITRAKEVLGWEPVVSFDDGIRETIEYFRGQLQPA; from the coding sequence ATGACTCCCATCGAAGACCTCAAAGGCAAGACCGCCGTCGTGACGGGCGGTGCCGGATTCGTTCCATCCCACCTGATCGACCGACTGCTGGCAGACGGCTTGAAAGTCGTGGCACTCGACAACTTCGTCACCGGGCACGCGCGCAACATCGCGCACCTCGAGAACAATCCTGACTTCACCTTCATCCAGCAGGATGTTTCCGAGCCCTTCGATGTCGAGGGGCCGGTGGACTTCGTCTTCCACATGGCCTCGCCCGCCAGCCCGATCGACTACGTCCAGATCCCGATCGAGACGCTGAAGGCAGGCTCCTACGCCTCCCACAACTCCCTCGATCTCGCCCTGCGGAAAAACGCGACCTACCTCGTGGCCTCGACCTCGGAGATCTACGGCGACCCCGAGATCCACCCGCAGCCGGAAAGCTACTGGGGCAATGTGAACTCCATCGGCGTCCGCTCCTGCTACGATGAGGCGAAGCGCTACGCCGAGGCCGCCACCATGGCCTACCATCGCGCCCACGGCTTGAACACGAAGATCGTCCGCATCTTCAATACCTACGGCCCGCGCATGCGACTGGACGACGGCCGCGTGGTCCCCGCCTTCATCGGCCAGGCCCTCCGCGGCGAGCCGCTGACCATCTTCGGCGATGGCACTCAGACGCGCTCGTTCTGCTACGTCTCCGATCTGGTGGACGGCATCTGGCGTCTCGCCCGCTCGACCACCAACGAGCCGGTGAACTGCGGCAACCCGCACGAAATGAGCATGCGTCAGTTCGCGGAAGCCATCGCCGGCGTCTTCGAAATCGAGCTGACGGTCGATCCCAAGCCGCTGCCACCGGATGACCCGAAGGTGCGCAAGCCGGACATCACCCGCGCGAAGGAAGTCCTCGGCTGGGAGCCGGTCGTCTCCTTTGACGACGGCATCCGCGAGACCATCGAGTATTTCCGCGGCCAGCTCCAACCCGCGTGA
- a CDS encoding class I SAM-dependent methyltransferase, whose translation MPAMDATMNDPVRELYSERRYPDLSHPVTDISRLWVSARVAGLGRLAEPSHCRVLEFGCAAGQNLLPMAERYPQSDFTGLDFSDTAIRKARQASYEAQLQNVRFEAADLEHWRPSHPCDYLIVHGIFSWVPDSVKTRVLDLCGQVLSDNGVVCISYNTLPGWSLRRDLVPLVKALAGNPVAAGLGDTVESVAASLAEMAGGTTAHTANVQAICRDMMRKGPTVLPFDDFAPVCDAVYFTEFAKWAAERGLRYLGEARLQDNLPDGISPEAYHKLAPLAADPVLLQQTLDLLSGRTHRNSLFCRVDAAMEEGVTTAVVMHFAAGPGPVELPPVDNPVVSLFRQLVADASPSCVPVQALMERTAERLGGGWEPAVHSRELAKWIYQAARLGGIELRAEPLSIRGQTMPTPRLSPLNLHFAGQGRPVVDARHFPCRYPDGHQGLMAKMDGTLSYEDLAEQAHADFPELDFHRWVAHLAERGIVL comes from the coding sequence ATGCCTGCAATGGATGCCACGATGAATGACCCGGTCCGCGAGCTGTATTCCGAACGGCGCTATCCGGACCTGAGCCATCCGGTCACGGACATCTCACGGCTGTGGGTGAGCGCGCGGGTCGCGGGGCTGGGACGCCTGGCGGAGCCCTCGCACTGCCGGGTGCTGGAATTCGGCTGCGCGGCGGGGCAGAACCTGCTGCCGATGGCGGAGCGGTATCCGCAGAGCGACTTCACCGGGCTGGACTTCTCTGACACGGCGATCCGGAAGGCGCGGCAGGCCTCCTACGAGGCGCAGCTCCAGAACGTACGCTTCGAGGCCGCGGATCTGGAGCACTGGCGGCCCTCCCACCCGTGCGACTACCTGATCGTGCACGGGATCTTTTCCTGGGTGCCGGACTCGGTGAAAACGCGGGTGCTGGACCTCTGCGGCCAGGTGCTCTCGGACAACGGGGTGGTGTGCATTTCCTACAATACCCTCCCCGGCTGGTCCCTGCGCCGCGACTTGGTGCCGCTGGTGAAAGCACTGGCGGGCAATCCCGTGGCAGCCGGTCTCGGCGACACAGTGGAATCCGTGGCCGCCTCGCTGGCGGAAATGGCCGGCGGGACCACCGCACACACCGCAAACGTGCAGGCGATCTGCCGGGACATGATGCGGAAGGGACCGACCGTGCTGCCCTTTGACGATTTCGCGCCGGTTTGCGACGCGGTCTATTTCACGGAATTCGCGAAATGGGCGGCCGAGCGCGGGCTGCGCTATCTGGGCGAGGCGCGCCTGCAAGACAATCTGCCGGACGGTATCTCGCCGGAGGCCTACCACAAGCTGGCACCGCTGGCGGCAGACCCCGTGCTGCTCCAGCAAACGCTGGACCTGCTGTCCGGACGGACGCACCGCAACAGCCTCTTTTGCCGGGTGGACGCAGCGATGGAGGAAGGCGTCACGACGGCGGTGGTGATGCACTTCGCCGCGGGACCCGGCCCGGTCGAGCTGCCGCCCGTGGACAACCCGGTGGTGAGCTTGTTCCGCCAATTGGTAGCGGATGCCTCGCCGTCCTGCGTCCCGGTGCAAGCACTGATGGAGCGGACGGCGGAGCGACTGGGCGGCGGCTGGGAACCGGCGGTTCACTCTCGGGAGCTAGCCAAGTGGATCTATCAGGCAGCACGGCTCGGAGGGATCGAGCTGAGGGCCGAGCCTCTGTCCATCCGCGGCCAGACGATGCCGACGCCGAGGCTGTCCCCGCTGAACCTGCACTTCGCCGGTCAGGGCAGGCCGGTAGTGGATGCACGCCATTTCCCCTGCCGCTACCCGGACGGGCATCAAGGCCTGATGGCGAAGATGGACGGCACGCTTTCCTACGAGGATCTGGCGGAGCAAGCACATGCGGATTTCCCGGAGCTGGATTTCCACCGGTGGGTCGCGCATCTGGCGGAGCGGGGAATCGTGCTGTGA
- the nusG gene encoding transcription termination/antitermination protein NusG, producing MSDSPPSEPAWYCLKAQTKREAIAATHLRELEGVEVFCPMLRYRKATRRGKVWWVEALFPGYLLARFRLGTDERAVMYSQGVRGLVRFGGEVPPVPDEFVAALREEVAKQGQKEVLTVGPRITEGEEVELAHGPLGGVKGTVVEVLPARERVRVLLEFLGREQVVEVDLFSLLLPRKPLP from the coding sequence ATGAGCGACTCTCCCCCCAGTGAACCGGCATGGTATTGCCTGAAGGCGCAGACGAAGCGTGAAGCCATCGCCGCAACGCACCTCCGGGAGTTGGAGGGCGTGGAAGTCTTTTGCCCGATGCTGCGCTATCGCAAGGCGACCCGCCGCGGCAAGGTGTGGTGGGTGGAGGCACTCTTCCCCGGCTACCTGCTGGCGCGTTTCCGGCTCGGCACCGACGAACGAGCGGTGATGTACAGCCAAGGCGTGCGCGGCCTGGTGCGCTTCGGCGGGGAGGTGCCACCGGTTCCGGATGAATTTGTCGCTGCCCTGCGCGAGGAAGTCGCGAAACAGGGGCAGAAGGAGGTCCTGACCGTGGGCCCGCGCATCACGGAGGGAGAAGAGGTGGAGCTGGCCCACGGACCGCTCGGCGGTGTGAAGGGCACGGTGGTGGAGGTGCTGCCTGCCCGGGAGCGGGTGCGCGTGCTGCTGGAATTCCTGGGGCGCGAGCAGGTGGTGGAGGTGGATCTTTTCTCCCTGCTGCTTCCCCGCAAACCCCTTCCATGA
- a CDS encoding addiction module protein, with product MSLAEIEKQVAALPVEERAALASFLLHSLPEPDHHVSDEEVSERVRQVKEGEAELISFEELRRGVFSDRAR from the coding sequence ATGAGCCTCGCGGAAATCGAGAAGCAGGTGGCAGCGCTGCCTGTCGAAGAACGTGCGGCATTGGCCAGCTTCCTCCTGCATTCGTTGCCGGAACCGGATCATCACGTGTCGGACGAGGAGGTGTCCGAGCGTGTCCGGCAGGTGAAGGAAGGAGAGGCGGAACTGATCTCCTTCGAGGAATTGCGCCGCGGGGTGTTCTCTGACCGCGCCCGCTGA
- a CDS encoding DegT/DnrJ/EryC1/StrS family aminotransferase — protein sequence MSVPLLDVNAQNLPLEAELKQVFENVLRSGRFILGEEVEAFEKECAAALGAKHAISISSGTDALIVALMALDIGPGDEVLCPSFTFFATAGSVFRTGATPVFCDVEPEFFGIDLASAKSKLTPKTKAIIPVHLYGQAVDMDAMTSFAKEHGLKVVEDVAQSFGATYRGRACGTIGDIGSYSFFPSKNLGGFGDGGLVTTECSELHEKMLRLRNHGMHPRYHHSMVGGNFRMDALQCALLQVKLRHIGEYSAGRTRNANYYTHRLSPIAGDSFILPAAHEHARHVWNQYTIRVPGRRDELKTHLTAKGIGCEIYYPVPMHRQECFEKLPEHSLSNCPVSDLLAAEVISIPVYAELVDAQLDEVAAALESFLS from the coding sequence ATGTCCGTCCCTCTCCTAGACGTCAACGCACAGAACCTGCCGCTCGAAGCAGAGCTGAAGCAGGTCTTTGAAAACGTGCTGCGCTCCGGCCGCTTCATCCTCGGCGAGGAGGTGGAGGCATTCGAGAAGGAATGCGCCGCCGCGCTCGGGGCGAAGCATGCGATCTCGATCTCGTCCGGCACGGACGCGCTGATCGTGGCGCTGATGGCGCTGGACATCGGACCGGGCGACGAGGTGCTTTGCCCGTCCTTCACCTTCTTCGCAACCGCGGGCAGCGTCTTCCGCACGGGAGCGACGCCGGTCTTTTGCGATGTGGAGCCGGAGTTCTTTGGCATCGATCTCGCATCGGCGAAGTCGAAGCTCACGCCGAAGACGAAGGCCATCATCCCGGTGCATCTCTATGGCCAGGCGGTGGACATGGATGCCATGACTTCCTTCGCGAAGGAGCACGGGCTGAAGGTCGTCGAAGATGTCGCCCAGTCCTTCGGCGCGACGTATCGCGGACGGGCCTGCGGGACCATCGGCGATATCGGCAGCTACAGCTTCTTCCCGTCGAAGAATCTCGGCGGCTTCGGCGATGGCGGACTCGTCACGACGGAGTGCTCCGAACTTCACGAAAAGATGCTGCGGCTGCGCAACCACGGCATGCACCCGCGCTACCATCACTCGATGGTCGGCGGGAACTTCCGCATGGATGCCCTGCAGTGCGCGCTGCTGCAGGTGAAGCTCCGCCACATCGGCGAGTACTCCGCGGGCCGCACGCGCAATGCGAACTACTATACCCATCGTCTTTCCCCGATCGCCGGTGACTCGTTCATCCTGCCCGCAGCCCACGAGCACGCCAGGCACGTATGGAACCAATACACGATCCGCGTGCCCGGCCGCCGCGATGAATTGAAGACCCATCTCACGGCGAAGGGCATCGGCTGCGAGATCTACTACCCCGTCCCGATGCACCGGCAGGAATGCTTCGAGAAATTGCCGGAGCATTCACTTTCGAACTGCCCGGTATCCGATCTGCTTGCCGCCGAGGTCATCAGCATCCCGGTCTACGCAGAGCTAGTGGATGCCCAGCTCGATGAAGTGGCGGCTGCACTTGAATCCTTCCTGAGTTGA
- the glf gene encoding UDP-galactopyranose mutase, whose protein sequence is MPSPDASVDFLIVGAGFSGLVTAERLSNAGFRCVVVDKRPHLGGNAYDRVDAAGVLVHEYGPHYFRTNSPRIVEYLGKFTDWQDADYKIKSYTDGRYWSFPINLHTYEEIVGHAATTEEFEAWIEQHRVPVDEPRNSEELILSKVGRELYHRFYEGYTLKQWQRHPRDLDTSVCGRVPIRTNRDDRYLSESFQALPKKGYTAMFEQMLEASPGVELHLGVDFDEACRRWRHRHLIFTGPVDEYFQRRYGALPYRSLSFEHESFTADQLRAREPVSGKPGFWQPAVQVNYPSADVPYTRIVEIKHVTGQKIDTSTIIREYPRNWTPGEEPFYPVPADDAKTAYRRYADLAAAEENVSFIGRLATYRYYNMDQVTGMALAEADRLIARYSPAPHA, encoded by the coding sequence TTGCCGTCTCCTGACGCCAGCGTCGATTTCCTGATCGTAGGAGCCGGGTTCTCCGGGCTCGTCACGGCGGAGCGGCTATCCAATGCCGGCTTCCGCTGCGTGGTGGTGGACAAGCGCCCCCACCTCGGCGGGAATGCCTACGATCGAGTCGACGCGGCGGGCGTGCTGGTCCACGAATACGGCCCGCATTACTTCCGCACGAACTCGCCGCGAATCGTCGAGTATCTGGGGAAATTCACCGATTGGCAGGACGCGGACTACAAGATCAAGAGCTACACGGACGGCCGCTACTGGAGCTTCCCGATCAACCTGCACACCTACGAGGAAATCGTGGGCCACGCTGCGACCACGGAGGAATTCGAGGCGTGGATCGAGCAGCATCGGGTGCCGGTGGATGAGCCTCGGAACTCGGAGGAGCTGATCCTCTCAAAGGTCGGTCGCGAGCTCTATCACCGCTTTTACGAAGGCTACACGCTCAAGCAATGGCAGCGCCACCCGCGCGACCTGGACACCAGCGTCTGCGGACGGGTCCCGATCCGGACGAACCGCGATGACCGCTACCTGAGCGAGTCCTTCCAAGCACTGCCGAAGAAGGGCTACACGGCGATGTTCGAGCAGATGCTCGAGGCATCTCCCGGGGTGGAGCTTCATCTGGGCGTGGATTTCGACGAGGCCTGCAGGCGCTGGCGGCACCGCCACCTGATTTTCACCGGGCCGGTGGACGAATATTTCCAGCGCCGCTACGGGGCACTGCCCTACCGTTCGCTGAGCTTCGAGCACGAGAGCTTCACCGCCGACCAACTGCGGGCCCGCGAGCCGGTCTCCGGCAAGCCCGGCTTCTGGCAACCGGCGGTGCAGGTGAACTACCCCTCCGCGGACGTTCCCTACACCCGCATCGTGGAGATCAAGCACGTGACGGGGCAGAAGATCGACACCTCCACCATCATCCGCGAGTATCCGCGGAACTGGACACCGGGGGAGGAGCCGTTTTACCCCGTGCCCGCGGACGATGCGAAGACCGCCTACCGCCGCTATGCCGATCTGGCCGCGGCGGAGGAGAATGTCAGCTTCATCGGCCGTCTCGCCACCTATCGTTATTATAACATGGACCAGGTCACCGGCATGGCACTCGCCGAGGCCGACCGCCTGATCGCCCGCTACTCACCGGCCCCGCATGCTTGA
- a CDS encoding nucleotide sugar dehydrogenase, whose translation MLEKLKSKQGSIGVVGLGYVGLPLLLAYAKAGFRAVGIDIDAGKPEALLAGRSYIKHIPGEEVAAALASGKLEATTDFSIIKTLDAIILCVPTPLDEHFEPDLSYVVNTVEAVVPHLKAGQVLSLESTTYPGTTDEEVVTRVEKAGFQVGTDIHVVYSPEREDPGNPKFSATNIPKVVGGVTPGCLEAGVALYEAAFEQVVPVSSCKVAELTKLLENIYRAVNIGLVNELKIAADKMGIDIWEVIRAASTKPFGFTPFYPGPGLGGHCIPIDPFYLTWKAREYGVHTRFIELAGEINRSMPDYVIHRTMEALNSRGKPVKGSRILLMGLAYKANVDDMRESPTFALLDGLQRLGAEVSFYDPHVPVVGPTREHMNWAGSRSVAWSEETIRAQDCIVISTHHAAFDLAELAAWSDLIIDTRNAMASIDTPEGLVVKA comes from the coding sequence ATGCTTGAAAAGCTGAAATCGAAACAAGGTTCCATCGGCGTCGTCGGCCTCGGCTACGTCGGGCTGCCGCTCCTGCTGGCCTATGCAAAGGCGGGCTTCCGCGCCGTGGGCATCGACATCGATGCGGGCAAGCCGGAAGCACTGCTCGCCGGTCGCAGCTACATCAAGCACATCCCAGGCGAGGAAGTCGCCGCAGCACTGGCGTCCGGAAAGCTGGAAGCGACCACCGACTTCTCGATCATCAAGACGCTGGATGCGATCATCCTCTGCGTGCCGACACCGCTCGACGAGCACTTCGAGCCCGACCTGAGCTATGTGGTGAATACGGTCGAGGCCGTGGTGCCCCACCTGAAGGCGGGCCAGGTGCTCAGCCTGGAAAGCACGACCTACCCTGGCACCACCGACGAGGAAGTCGTGACCCGCGTGGAGAAGGCTGGCTTCCAGGTCGGCACGGACATCCACGTCGTCTATTCGCCGGAACGCGAGGACCCGGGCAATCCGAAGTTCTCCGCGACGAACATTCCGAAGGTGGTCGGCGGTGTCACGCCGGGCTGCCTGGAGGCTGGCGTCGCACTCTACGAAGCTGCCTTCGAGCAAGTCGTGCCCGTCAGCTCCTGCAAGGTGGCGGAGCTGACCAAGCTGCTGGAAAACATCTACCGCGCGGTGAACATCGGCCTCGTCAACGAGCTGAAGATCGCCGCGGACAAGATGGGCATCGACATCTGGGAGGTGATCCGCGCCGCCTCGACGAAGCCCTTTGGCTTCACGCCCTTCTATCCCGGCCCGGGTCTCGGCGGCCACTGCATCCCCATCGACCCCTTCTACCTCACGTGGAAGGCGCGCGAATACGGGGTCCACACGCGCTTCATCGAGCTGGCCGGAGAGATCAACCGCAGCATGCCCGACTACGTCATCCATCGCACCATGGAGGCGCTCAATTCCCGCGGCAAGCCGGTGAAGGGATCGCGCATCCTGCTCATGGGCCTCGCCTACAAGGCAAACGTGGATGACATGCGCGAGTCGCCCACCTTCGCCCTGCTCGATGGCCTCCAGCGCCTGGGTGCCGAGGTCTCCTTCTACGATCCCCACGTCCCGGTGGTGGGCCCTACCCGCGAGCACATGAACTGGGCCGGATCCCGCAGCGTCGCATGGAGCGAGGAAACGATCCGCGCCCAGGACTGCATCGTCATCTCCACGCATCACGCCGCCTTCGACCTCGCCGAACTCGCCGCGTGGTCCGACCTCATCATCGACACCCGCAACGCCATGGCCTCCATCGACACGCCGGAAGGCCTGGTGGTGAAGGCGTAA
- a CDS encoding GbsR/MarR family transcriptional regulator, with protein MPPVREEEDIREFPSLGPLEAQVIQVFVDGGKVLGLPRSIGEIYGLLFISPEPLSLDDLVERLGISKGSASQGLRALKTLGAVREIQLEGSRRCHYQADTELKRLVGGFIREQVSPHLESGQTKVARLNEIAGNETDPEMRVFFQSRVQQLEYWVGRARIVLPLLQKVLGE; from the coding sequence GTGCCGCCGGTCCGCGAAGAGGAAGACATCCGTGAGTTCCCGTCGCTCGGGCCACTGGAAGCGCAGGTCATCCAGGTCTTCGTGGATGGCGGGAAGGTGCTCGGACTGCCCCGGTCGATCGGGGAAATCTACGGGCTGCTTTTCATTTCGCCGGAGCCGCTTTCACTGGATGACCTCGTGGAGCGGCTGGGCATCAGCAAGGGCTCCGCGAGCCAGGGCCTGCGCGCGCTGAAAACCCTCGGTGCCGTCCGAGAGATCCAGCTCGAGGGCTCCCGCCGCTGCCACTATCAGGCGGATACGGAACTGAAGCGCCTAGTCGGCGGCTTCATCCGCGAGCAGGTCAGCCCCCATTTGGAAAGCGGGCAGACGAAGGTCGCGCGGCTGAATGAGATCGCGGGCAACGAGACGGACCCGGAGATGCGGGTCTTTTTCCAGTCCCGGGTGCAGCAGCTCGAATACTGGGTGGGAAGGGCACGGATCGTCCTACCCCTCCTGCAAAAGGTTCTCGGCGAATAA
- a CDS encoding LL-diaminopimelate aminotransferase, with product MASINSNFLKLKAGYLFPEIARRVKAFSDANPDKSAKIIRCGIGDVTEPLPAAVRAAMHEAIDEMGVRESFKGYGPEQGYEFLRQAIVDNEFAGLGISADEVFISDGSKCDTGNILDIFGKGNVIAITDPVYPVYVDTNVMAGNTGDADEKGAYGGLVYLPCTAENGFVADLPKERVDLVYLCFPNNPTGAVATREQLEAWVKYAKENDTVIFFDAAYQAFVQDASIPKSIFEIEGAKDVAIEFRSFSKNGGFTGVRCAYIVIPKTVTGKADDGTRVPLHQLWSRRHSTKFNGASYPVQKGAAAVFSEQGKAEVKALIEHYMGNAKLLVEAAKAAGLQVFGGENAPYVWVGCPAGLGSWDMFDKMLNEAQVVITPGAGFGAAGEGWFRISAFNSRANVEEVCRRLAAVLG from the coding sequence ATGGCCTCGATCAATTCGAACTTCCTCAAGCTCAAAGCCGGTTACCTTTTCCCCGAAATCGCCCGCCGGGTGAAGGCCTTCTCCGATGCGAATCCGGACAAGTCCGCCAAGATCATCCGCTGCGGCATCGGTGACGTGACCGAGCCGCTGCCCGCCGCCGTGCGCGCCGCGATGCACGAGGCCATCGATGAAATGGGCGTGCGCGAGAGCTTCAAGGGCTACGGCCCGGAGCAGGGCTACGAATTCCTCCGCCAGGCAATCGTGGACAATGAGTTCGCGGGCCTCGGCATCTCCGCCGACGAGGTCTTCATCTCGGACGGCTCGAAGTGCGACACCGGCAACATCCTCGACATCTTCGGCAAGGGCAACGTGATCGCCATCACCGACCCGGTCTATCCCGTCTACGTCGATACGAACGTGATGGCCGGCAATACCGGAGACGCCGACGAAAAGGGTGCCTACGGCGGCCTCGTCTATCTGCCCTGCACCGCGGAAAACGGCTTCGTCGCCGACCTGCCGAAGGAGCGCGTGGATCTCGTTTACCTCTGCTTCCCGAACAACCCGACCGGTGCCGTCGCCACCCGCGAGCAGCTCGAGGCCTGGGTGAAGTACGCGAAGGAAAACGATACCGTCATCTTCTTCGACGCCGCCTATCAGGCCTTCGTCCAGGACGCCTCCATCCCGAAGTCGATCTTCGAGATCGAGGGCGCGAAGGACGTTGCCATCGAGTTCCGCTCCTTCTCGAAGAACGGCGGCTTCACCGGCGTCCGCTGCGCCTACATCGTCATCCCGAAGACCGTCACCGGCAAGGCGGACGACGGCACGCGCGTCCCGCTGCACCAGCTCTGGAGCCGCCGCCACAGCACGAAGTTCAATGGCGCGAGCTACCCCGTCCAGAAGGGTGCCGCAGCCGTCTTCTCCGAGCAGGGCAAGGCCGAGGTGAAGGCGCTCATCGAGCACTACATGGGGAATGCCAAGCTGCTCGTCGAAGCCGCAAAGGCCGCCGGCCTGCAGGTCTTCGGCGGTGAAAATGCCCCCTACGTCTGGGTCGGCTGCCCCGCCGGTCTCGGCTCCTGGGACATGTTCGACAAGATGCTGAACGAAGCCCAGGTCGTCATCACTCCCGGTGCAGGCTTCGGTGCTGCGGGCGAAGGCTGGTTCCGCATCTCCGCCTTCAACTCCCGCGCGAATGTCGAGGAAGTCTGCCGCCGCCTGGCAGCAGTGCTCGGCTGA